The proteins below are encoded in one region of Pochonia chlamydosporia 170 chromosome Unknown PCv3seq00030, whole genome shotgun sequence:
- a CDS encoding glycoside hydrolase family 29 protein (similar to Beauveria bassiana ARSEF 2860 XP_008601831.1) yields MRLFRLLPVTVLVACCLATPPVVVRRDTPLRYRVAPDGKTKIALPTKEQLDFQDNEIGALIHFEMATYTGSEPCPSPLPEPSVFNPSSIDTDQWMVSIAALGAKFATLTAKHNCGFTLWPSKVKFQTSNKQIISYNYTVEQSPVHGMDIVKSFVDSARARNIGPGLYYSVPNNKFLNIHDHKFGPTPVGPGQVSVDRQAYDQLAIDQMTELWTKYGKFTEIWFDGSYLDSQIGGIKSLLEAHQSQAVGFNGCTAQGRCVIANPARWIGNEDGNAPEENWSSGLERNGDSSSPHFCPAVCDTTLQAGRRWFFGKGQSLRSFRDMVDVYHNSVGRNCVLELDVTPDQRGLIPDDHAALYKRLGDFINSCYGNPIDTGAKHTVHNNGTYSISFESPTSIDRIVLMEDQRDGQVIRSYQVQAKVVSAGDSGDLSTVPWSLVSNGTSIGHKKIDIFEKGVINVTGVMISPTFVDTPKWRSVSVHLCLQSSSAYSEIQAEAYTSKNGTNVEQTSDTGGGDNVGWIHNGNWLGFRQVDFGGNGATRFTVRVASGASSGIKGVIHVALDSPTSTPICSLAVSNTGGWQSWKSISAGLNTVTGVHAVYLTFTSDQAADFVNVNWFKFSQ; encoded by the exons ATGCGTTTGTTCAGACTCCTACCTGTGACCGtcttggtggcttgctgtTTGGCAACCCCGCCTGTTGTCGTTCGACGTGATACACCGCTGAGGTATCGCGTCGCTCCAGACGGTAAAACTAAGATCGCACTACCCACAAAGGAGCAGCTTGATTTCCAGGACAACGAGATCGGAGCCCTTATACACTTCGAAATGGCTACGTATACGGGGAGTGAACCCTGCCCTTCGCCTCTCCCTGAGCCGTCGGTCTTCAATCCTAGTTCGATTGATACGGATCAGTGGATGGTCTCAATCGCTGCTCTAGGCGCAAAGTTTGCCACGTTGACCGCTAAACACAATTGCGGGTTCACGTTGTGGCCTAGCAAGGTCAAATTTCAGACTTCTAACAAACAGATTATTTCCTACAACTACACCGTCGAGCAGTCTCCTGTCCATGGCATGGATATTGTGAAGAGTTTTGTGGACTCCGCACGGGCGCGCAACATTGGACCTGGCCTTTACTACAGTGTGCCAAACAATAAGTTTCTGAATATACACGACCATAAGTTCGGCCCTACACCTGTGGGGCCGGGACAAGTCAGCGTTGACAGACAGGCGTACGATCAGCTTGCTATTGATCAGATGACGGAGCTGTGGACTAAATACGGGAAGTTTACGGAG ATCTGGTTCGATGGGAGTTATCTCGACAGTCAGATTGGGGGGATTAAGAGCCTCCTAGAAGCCCATCAGTCTCAAGCGGTTGGTTTCAATGGATGCACAGCACAAGGCCGTTGCGTTATTGCAAACCCTG CTCGATGGATAGGAAATGAGGACGGAAACGCGCCGGAAGAGAATTGGTCGAG TGGCCTGGAACGCAATGGAGACAGCTCTAGCCCCCACTTCTGTCCGGCAGTGTGTGATACCACCCTGCAAGCTGGCAGGCGCTGGTTCTTTGGTAAGGGGCAGTCATTGCGATCGTTTCGAGACATGGTCGACGTCTACCACAATTCAGTGGGACGAAATTGTGTTCTGGAATTGGACGTCACCCCCGATCAGCGTGGCCTCATTCCCGATGACCACGCCGCACTTTACAAGCGCTTGGGCGATTTCATCAACTCATGCTATGGCAACCCCATCGATACGGGGGCGAAACACACAGTGCACAACAACGGCACCTATTCTATATCGTTCGAATCTCCGACATCCATAGACCGCATTGTATTGATGGAGGATCAGAGGGATGGTCAAGTGATACGTTCCTACCAAGTCCAAGCGAAGGTTGTGAGCGCAGGGGATTCTGGCGACCTGTCTACTGTCCCCTGGAGCTTGGTGTCGAATGGCACCAGTATTGGCCATAAGAAGATCGACATCTTCGAAAAGGGTGTTATCAACGTGACTGGGGTCATGATTAGCCCTACATTCGTCGATACTCCGAAATGGCGGTCGGTTTCAGTCCATCTGTGCCTTCAATCGAGTAGCGCATATTCGGAGATTCAAGCCGAGGCGTACACTTCCAAAAACGGGACAAATGTTGAGCAGACCTCGGAtactggcggcggcgataACGTCGGATGGATTCACAATGGTAACTGGCTTGGTTTTCGCCAGGTTGACTTTGGCGGCAACGGTGCTACCAGGTTTACTGTGAGGGTCGCTTCCGGTGCGAGCAGTGGTATCAAGGGCGTGATCCATGTTGCGCTGGACAGTCCAACTTCCACACCGATTTGCAGCCTCGCCGTCTCGAACACCGGTGGTTGGCAAAGCTGGAAGAGCATCTCAGCCGGCCTCAACACCGTGACTGGAGTACACGCTGTCTACTTGACATTTACGAGCGACCAGGCGGCCGACTTCGttaatgtcaactggttcaaATTTTCTCAGTGA